In the Sinorhizobium arboris LMG 14919 genome, one interval contains:
- a CDS encoding EamA family transporter codes for MTQSWQFWALLSASFAALTAIFAKIGVGSVNSDLATLVRTGVILLVAAGIVAVTGQWQRPTEISGRAWLFLTLSGVATGASWLAYFRALKLGDAARVAPLDKLSIVLVALFGVLFLGEKLSLVNWLGVGLIAAGALLLAVF; via the coding sequence ATGACGCAGAGCTGGCAGTTCTGGGCCCTGCTCTCCGCATCCTTCGCGGCGCTGACTGCCATCTTTGCCAAAATCGGTGTCGGAAGCGTCAATTCCGACCTCGCGACGCTGGTCCGAACGGGCGTCATTCTTCTCGTGGCCGCCGGTATCGTCGCGGTAACCGGACAATGGCAGCGCCCGACGGAGATTTCCGGGCGGGCCTGGCTCTTCCTCACCCTTTCCGGCGTTGCGACGGGAGCCTCGTGGCTCGCCTATTTCCGCGCGCTGAAGCTCGGCGATGCCGCCCGCGTAGCGCCGCTCGACAAACTGTCGATCGTCCTGGTTGCGCTGTTCGGCGTGCTTTTTCTCGGCGAGAAACTCAGCCTGGTAAACTGGCTCGGCGTCGGTCTGATCGCGGCTGGCGCGCTCTTGCTGGCGGTCTTCTGA
- the cobO gene encoding cob(I)yrinic acid a,c-diamide adenosyltransferase: protein MSDETANTGEPLAEKDEARHAMKMAKKKTARDKIMATKTDEKGLIIVHTGKGKGKSTAGFGMIFRHIAHGMPCAVVQFIKGAMHTGERDLIEKHFGDICQFYTLGEGFTWETQDRARDIAMAAKAWEKAKELIRDERNSMVLLDEINIALRYDYIDVAEVVRFLKEEKPHMTHVVLTGRNAKEDLIEIADLVTEMELVKHPFRSGIKGQKGVEF, encoded by the coding sequence ATGAGCGACGAGACCGCGAATACCGGCGAACCCCTTGCCGAAAAGGACGAGGCGCGTCACGCCATGAAAATGGCGAAGAAGAAGACCGCCCGTGACAAGATCATGGCGACGAAAACGGACGAAAAAGGCTTGATCATCGTCCACACCGGCAAGGGCAAGGGAAAATCGACAGCCGGCTTCGGCATGATCTTTCGCCACATCGCCCACGGAATGCCGTGCGCCGTCGTTCAGTTCATCAAGGGCGCCATGCATACGGGCGAACGCGACCTGATCGAGAAACATTTCGGCGATATCTGCCAATTCTACACGCTCGGCGAAGGCTTCACCTGGGAAACGCAGGACCGTGCCCGCGACATTGCCATGGCGGCGAAGGCCTGGGAGAAAGCCAAAGAGCTCATCCGTGACGAGCGCAACTCCATGGTGCTCCTCGACGAGATCAACATCGCTCTGCGCTATGACTATATAGACGTCGCCGAGGTCGTGCGCTTTCTCAAGGAAGAGAAGCCGCACATGACGCATGTGGTCCTGACCGGCCGAAACGCCAAGGAAGATCTCATCGAGATCGCAGATCTGGTGACGGAGATGGAACTGGTAAAACATCCCTTCCGCTCGGGGATCAAAGGCCAGAAGGGCGTTGAATTCTGA